From one Colletotrichum destructivum chromosome 3, complete sequence genomic stretch:
- a CDS encoding Putative SAC3/GANP/THP3 domain-containing protein: MTSVSFPPSRPDKTLSPFGGSSPGGFGGHSDAGHHGLNLDGAGGGGGKRSKRNLTNQSFEMTTLATKRKGVNPFDGASSDDNRRKKPTKNSSQGDWKKKPPQSQGAKLNGAKNTPKGFGSTQSRGGFGTQNNNHTHGTEPTEYETDDANGSASGDGTPYSDRIFTQLRKEGIAPPKWPSDPGNTSSKAAMAKFREEYKAYRDRARHCLMRAGLIDDPDKPKRLEDAIDFKGICDAMCPDFEKITRITEFDVQSAEKDTRTTSAITSKMVKKLARSAAGQEAPLPMDVRSTAALRKTLDYLIDDLLQTDDNLPSLHGFLWDRTRAIRRDFIFHSTMSPEEMKDQVYCLETIARFHVTSLHLLSQEGFAPEDFSEQQEIEQLGKSLLSLMFAYDDCKPQGVICENEAEFRAYHLLFSANKPNILDDVQKEWGDSRFWTESDEIRTAVSLVESLQSAEDFHGPLGSGPSMAISGAHRTYFRILESKEVSYTMACFAEIHLGQLRRSVLRSLKKAYTRPRHGAKDITPSTLNRFLHFDTDDQAVEFVEQHGLSFSDGEGSSGEHIRYLDTSQRLTWPRIHHSFSRQLVERKRGSRGIPDIIHRTIPDESTPTTQLASGRGFGTDAAPSHASQKHSTFDGNSAAISNGPFASSSPASQGGVSTGFGGTTPFDKATDGSRLGSTGSSPFSNPFSATKSPFTATPFQGAGQNSTTAPPPVNPFSGKASPFSKPENVQEKPTTASNPFAALAQANGFVKSTETAFPSFPVPAVGLSSQQKAQETTQTKPPVQSGNGFSPAITVTPSTPQFPLSTPGTASKPSSAFTFTANAGASATAPTFPSGSSQPVTKPAEVQPPTSSAAASIFAQPAKPVESPAPQPTQSPRPFAAAAPAAEPSQTLTSLGAVSSQSPLPTFPSQASDAFPAAKATPPSQQGLSLSAAPSGVTVSQLAQVTPPNPSVVQRKSKKDVMADFAKWFVTGDNGLMQEFEKFVVEQIVSETFVKYHREKEDRKRKEEEERDRAEARQFQVYNLSVKYFYRWKEIARNLRLSKIRRQEREEFRRVQRELRDEDIRKKKQAAKVAEARKRALERHGVDPVEEFRELLYLRKDDPQVDLQAEAEALLATGILPGVSDERTAAANVIGVPVTAESPATTTSLPRSRSTTSLSQSTSGAKPCGAKTRALREEFGKSSNKFRRSLPPMSAHSSSSRMSSEPQKRVSKVSDRWRLKAMGLVTMPDGSALPEAIANEMRYNGKRYEGLGSFGLDRDSSERRRSVSADLNHAAEARLRFSQSLNGGSATPQANGTSPLSKRKRSLDEDNEIAVPGEARFKKRPSSNADVDKILREARENLESLRSSRIELDEGAEWFREQNEMMHAEELSRASSPWGKEGHR; this comes from the exons ATGACGTCGGTCTCTTTCCCCCCAAGCAGGCCTGACAAGACACTATCACCGTTTGGAGGATCATCACCGGGCGGCTTCGGAGGCCATTCTGACGCGGGTCATCACGGCTTGAATCTCGAtggagctggcggcggcggtgggaaGCGGTCGAAACGCAACCTAACGAACCAGTCTTTCGAAATGACGACTCTCGCGACGAAGCGAAAGGGCGTCAACCCATTCGATGGCGCGAGCTCAGACGACAATCGACGGAAGAAACCCACGAAGAACAGTTCACAAGGCGACTGGAAGAAGAAACCCCCCCAGTCGCAAGGCGCGAAGCTGAACGGCGCGAAAAATACCCCCAAAGGTTTCGGGTCCACGCAGTCGCGTGGCGGTTTCGGCACTCAAAACAACAATCACACACACGGTACAGAACCTACCGAATACGAGACGGACGATGCAAATGGTAGCGCCAGCGGCGACGGTACGCCGTACTCCGATAGAATATTCACCCAGCTTCGAAAAGAAGGAATCGCGCCTCCAAAATGGCCGTCCGATCCTGGAAACACGAGCTCGAAGGCCGCGATGGCCAAGTTCAGGGAGGAATATAAGGCATACCGCGATCGTGCTAGGCACTGTTTGATGCGCGCCGGCTTGATTGACGATCCAGATAAACCCAAGCGGCTGGAGGACGCGATTGACTTTAAAGGCATCTGCGACGCCATGTGCCCGGACTTTGAAAAGATTACGCGCATCACCGAATTCGATGTTCAATCCGCCGAGAAGGATACCCGAACCACTTCTGCCATCACCTCGAAGATGGTTAAGAAGCTAGCTAGATCCGCAGCTGGCCAGGAGGCACCTCTACCAATGGATGTCAGGTCAACCGCGGCGCTCAGAAAAACTCTCGATTACTTGATCGATGACCTGCTGCAGACGGACGACAATTTGCCCTCCTTGCATGGATTTCTGTGGGACAGGACACGTGCAATCCGCAGGGACTTCATTTTCCACTCGACAATGTCTCCAGAGGAGATGAAAGATCAAGTTTACTGTCTTGAAACAATTGCGAGATTTCACGTCACCTCTCTGCACCTACTTTCCCAGGAAGGTTTCGCGCCGGAAGATTTCTCGGAACAACAGGAGATCGAACAGCTGGGGAAGTCATTGCTTTCGCTCATGTTTGCGTATGACGACTGCAAACCCCAGGGCGTCATTTGCGAAAACGAGGCCGAGTTCAGGGCGTATCACTTGCTCTTCAGTGCGAACAAGCCCAACATACTCGACGACGTGCAGAAGGAGTGGGGGGACTCTCGCTTCTGGACCGAATCCGACGAAATCAGGACAGCCGTTTCGCTCGTTGAGAGCCTGCAGAGTGCCGAGGACTTTCATGGCCCGCTGGGCTCCGGGCCATCCATGGCGATATCTGGCGCTCACCGCACGTACTTCAGAATTCTCGAAAGCAAAGAAGTATCCTACACCATGGCTTGCTTTGCCGAGATTCATCTTGGACAACTACGTCGCTCCGTCCTTCGCTCCCTGAAAAAGGCGTACACCAGACCCCGGCACGGAGCCAAAGATATCACGCCCTCGACACTCAACCGCTTTCTTCACTTTGACACAGACGATCAGGCAGTTGAGTTTGTCGAGCAGCATGGTCTCAGCTTTTCAGATGGAGAAGGGTCATCTGGCGAACACATACGATACCTCGACACTTCACAGCGTCTAACGTGGCCAAGAATTCATCACAGTTTCTCTCGTCAACTTGTtgaaagaaaaagagggtCTCGCGGTATTCCCGATATCATCCACAGGACGATACCCGACGAGTCTACACCAACCACACAATTAGCCTCGGGACGCGGATTCGGCACCGATGCCGCACCCTCCCACGCGTCGCAGAAGCATTCCACTTTTGACGGCAACTCAGCAGCCATATCGAACGGGCCTTTcgcgtcttcttctccagcttcTCAAGGGGGCGTCTCGACTGGATTCGGGGGCACGACACCGTTCGACAAAG CAACAGACGGCTCAAGGCTTGGTTCAACAGGCTCAAGTCCGTTTTCAAATCCCTTTTCTGCCACAAAGTCCCCTTTTACAGCTACGCCTTTTCAGGGGGCCGGCCAGAACTCGACAACCGCACCCCCTCCTGTGAATCCGTTTTCTGGCAAGGCAAGCCCATTCAGTAAGCCGGAAAACGTACAAGAGAAACCGACAACTGCTAGCAACCCTTTTGCGGCATTGGCCCAAGCCAATGGTTTTGTCAAATCTACAGAAACCGCTTTTCCATCATTTCCCGTTCCAGCAGTTGGGCTCAGCTCGCAACAGAAGGCACAGGAGACCACGCAGACGAAGCCGCCGGTACAAAGTGGCAACGGGTTTTCACCTGCGATCACCGTCACTCCCTCGACACCACAGTTCCCGCTGTCAACCCCGGGCACTGCCTCAAAACCGTCGAGCGCTTTCACATTCACGGCAAATGCTGGCGCATCAGCCACAGCACCGACGTTCCCCTCAGGTTCCTCTCAGCCAGTTACTAAGCCGGCTGAAGTACAGCCACCTACATCCTCAGCAGCCGCATCAATTTTCGCTCAACCCGCCAAACCCGTTGAGAGTCCCGCACCCCAGCCGACTCAATCACCAAGGCCATTCGCCGCTGCTGCGCCTGCGGCCGAGCCGTCCCAGACCCTCACAAGCCTAGGAGCTGTGTCTTCTCAGTCTCCTTTACCGACATTTCCATCTCAAGCAAGTGATGCGTTCCCAGCCGCCAAGGCGACACCCCCAAGCCAGCAAGGTCTCTCGCTCAGCGCTGCCCCGTCTGGAGTCACAGTCTCGCAGCTAGCCCAGGTTACACCTCCCAACCCTTCAGTCGTGCAACGGAAATCAAAGAAAGATGTCATGGCAGACTTCGCGAAGTGGTTCGTCACAGGCGATAACGGGTTGATGCAAGAGTTTGAAAAATTTGTCGTTGAGCAAATAGTTTCAGAAACATTCGTAAAGTACCACcgagaaaaagaagataGGAAAcgaaaggaggaggaggaaagggacCGAGCAGAAGCACGCCAATTCCAGGTTTACAACCTCTCCGTCAAGTACTTCTATCGGTGGAAGGAAATCGCACGCAACCTCCGCCTCAGCAAAATCCGCCGGCAGGAGAGGGAAGAGTTCCGAAGAGTACAGAGGGAACTGCGAGATGAGGATATTCGGAAGAAGAAACAGGCGGCCAAAGTTGCTGAAGCACGAAAGAGGGCCCTGGAAAGACACGGGGTTGATCCTGTGGAGGAGTTCAGAGAGCTGCTCTATCTCCGGAAAGACGACCCTCAGGTTGATCTGCAGGCCGAGGCAGAGGCCCTTCTCGCTACCGGCATCTTGCCAGGCGTTTCAGACGAACGAACCGCAGCCGCGAATGTCATTGGGGTCCCTGTGACAGCCGAGTCGCCTGCAACGACAACATCGCTACCACGATCACGGTCAACGACTAGCTTGTCGCAATCCACGTCGGGGGCCAAACCATGTGGCGCCAAGACGCGAGCTCTCAGGGAGGAATTTGGCAAAAGCAGCAACAAGTTCCGCCGGTCACTGCCACCCATGTCGGCGCACTCATCGTCATCGCGCATGTCGTCAGAACCTCAAAAACGCGTTAGCAAGGTGTCGGACCGTTGGCGTTTGAAGGCCATGGGGCTCGTAACGATGCCTGACGGATCGGCCTTGCCGGAGGCTATAGCCAACGAGATGCGGTACAACGGGAAACGGTACGAGGGTCTGGGCTCTTTCGGCCTGGACCGGGACAGCAGCGAGCGGCGTCGAAGCGTATCCGCTGATCTTAACCACGCCGCGGAAGCCCGTCTGCGCTTTTCTCAATCGCTgaacggcggcagcgccacACCGCAGGCCAACGGGACGTCGCCTCTTAGTAAGAGGAAGCGGTCACTCGATGAGGACAATGAGATCGCGGTACCAGGCGAGGCCCGGTTCAAGAAGCGGCCTTCGAGCAACGCCGACGTAGACAAAATCCTCCGTGAAGCAAGGGAGAACCTGGAATCGttgagaagctcaa
- a CDS encoding Putative Low temperature viability protein Ltv1 gives MAKGKKFDKKNAQHFTLVHRPQNDPLIHDENAPSMVLNPVPQKGGSSKGKHLSDLASELGSDAVSIRENEGEAAEYGVYYDDTQYDYMQHLRDLNSGGGEAVWVEAPAAADKGKGKQTSLEDALRQMDLEHKSEALLDESVLPNKNLQRSTYQNQQDIPDAIAGFQPDMDPRLREVLEALEDDAYVDEDDDIFQELSKDSREIDQYEFEDQFDYDDEDEGWESDGTAKPNKEYRSEAVPQLIPVEGEALPEHQNEDWLEDFKQFKKDQKGGKVQEKVTPSEIQSSIWTTTTMGGRKKKRKGALTNPSAYSMTSSSMVRTEQLTLLDARFDKIEEEYTSEMGGDDMASVSEVSTATSVAGPTRGDFDSIMDEFLGSYTKPGKRTNKKNRPQTGLEQLDEIRQGLGPARFRSKNY, from the exons ATGGCGAAGGGAAAGAAATT CGATAAGAAGAATGCGCAGCATTTTACTCTCGTCCACCGACCGCAAAATGACCCGCTCATCCACGACGAAAATGCGCCTTCCATGGTGCTGAACCCGGTGCCTCAGAAGGGAGGGTCTTCGAAGGGAAAGCATCTAAGTGATCTTGCATCCGAGCTTGGTTCCGATGCTGTGAGCATAAGAGAGAACGAGGGAGAGGCGGCCGAGTACGGCGTCTACTACGACGACACCCAGTATGACTACATGCAGCATCTCCGTGATCTGAACtctggaggcggcgaggctgTGTGGGTTGAGGCTCCTGCAGCTGCCGATAAAGGCAAGGGAAAGCAGACGTCGCTCGAGGACGCCTTGCGCCAAATGGACTTAGAGCACAAGAGCGAGGCTCTGCTCGACGAATCGGTCCTCCCCAACAAGAACCTCCAGCGATCAACCTACCAAAACCAGCAGGATATCCCCGATGCCATTGCTGGTTTCCAGCCCGACATGGATCCCCGATTGCGTGAAGTGCTCGAGGCACTGGAGGACGATGCGTATgtggatgaagacgacgataTCTTCCAAGAGCTGTCCAAGGATTCGCGCGAGATCGACCAATATGAATTCGAGGACCAGttcgactacgacgacgaggatgagggctGGGAATCGGATGGCACCGCTAAGCCGAACAAGGAGTACAGAAGTGAAGCGGTCCCGCAGCTGATTCCCGTTGAAGGGGAGGCACTGCCAGAGCACCAGAATGAGGACTGGTTGGAGGATTTCAAACAGTTCAAGAAGGATCagaagggcggcaaggtccAGGAAAAAGTCACGCCGTCTGAGATTCAGTCATCCATCTGGACTACGACAACAATGGGTGGTCgcaaaaagaagagaaagggagCCCTTACCAACCCCTCCGCCTACTCCATGACCTCATCATCGATGGTCAGAACAGAACAGCTCACGCTGCTTGACGCCAGATTTGACAAGATTGAGGAGGAGTACACAAGCGAGATGGGCGGTGACGACATGGCCTCCGTCTCCGAAGTCTCAACGGCGAccagcgtcgccggcccTACCCGAGGCGACTTTGACAGCATTATGGACGAATTCTTGGGCAGCTACACAAAACCTGGAAAGCGAACGAACAAAAAGAACAGACCGCAAACCGGACTCGAGCAACTCGATGAGATTAGGCAGGGACTGGGCCCCGCTCGCTTTCGATCCAAGAACTATTGA